The following nucleotide sequence is from Chloroflexota bacterium.
TGCCATGGGGAATCGGTGCTGCTTTTGTGCAACAGTCGCCAACGGTAACGGAGCCTGCAGTCTTCTTCGCCTGCCGAACGCGCAGGGATGAGCGGTACTGGCGCGTGGTGTCCCAGTCGGGCCAGGTCCAGTACAGGGACGACCTGCCGATGCTCCGGTTGATAGACCCGCACGAGCAGCCGGGATGTCCCATTCCGGACGGGCTTGACTTAGAACACCTGTTCGCCGTGGCTGCCGCCGACATTTGCACGGCGCACAACGCGCTGCTCGATCCTGAAGCTAGGTTCGCCGCGCTGCCGGCCAGTCAGCGTTGGGCGCTGGAAGTGCTCCGTTCCCCGAATGCTCCCTCTGGCGACGAATACGACGAGGCAGACCAAGCCCTCTCGGTCGGCAGGAACAATCTGGTCCGCCGGGAGCTATCGGGGCTGCGCCGGGAATACGAAAGGAGCGGGATCAGCGTGGCGGATTGCGCCCGCCGAATCACCGAAGTTATTGAGAGGTTCGGCCTGCGCCCGGTCGAAGCCCCCAAAGCACCAGAGCCGATAGCGGAGGACGACTTGGGAGTCGTGTGCTACCAAGTGGTGCTGCCGAGATAGAGACTTCGTCGGTGATTCGCGGCCCAAATTGGCGCAATTGGGGCAAAGATGACGCGATGGAGAAAGGATGAGTTAGAGGATGCACTCGTTGCGGCTGGTCCCCGATCTCCGGTCGACCCGACTCCGGCTCTTTGGGCTGAGAGGACTTGCTCTGCGCGCCGGTCGTGCAAGGCGCGCGAGGTAACCGCGGTAGCGTTCGGCCCGCTTGGTGGAATCGCCGATCTGCGGGCGTAGAATCGCCCTGGGCGGCACATTCAGTGCGGGCCGAGTGAGGATTGAAACGAACAAGGCGTCGACGGCAACGAGTGCGACGAGGCGGCGCATCTGGCCTGTAGGACAGGCGGGGATTGAAACTCTGCCCTTGCTCTCCATTCTCTAGCAATGTTGCCGTCATCCCCAGTCCATCGGGACCGAGGGCAGCGCTTGTCGGGCTTGAGCGTCGCGGTCTGACCGGCGTCGAATGGACGGAAGTGGAGAACGAGTTTCGCAGCGGTCGTCCCATCGATCAGAACCCGCCTCAGGGGTCTACGCGCACTCCGCGAACGACGCTGGCGAATGGCATGACCTAGCCGAGCATCTGAGAGCCGTAGCCGAACAGTGCGCCAGCTTCGCCGATGTGTTTGGCGCGCGCGAGCACGGCTACTGGCTTGGATTGTGGCACGACTTGGGCAAGTTCAGTCCTGAGTTTCAGCGTTACCTTAGGGGTCGTGGGCACAGCGTGGACCATAAGCGGGTCGGGGCGCGGTTGGCGCTACAGCACCTACAGGGCGCGGCTCTCGCCATCCAGGGGCATCACGGTGGGTTGGGCGCCTTCCGTGGTTTCGCCAACTGGCTAAACGATCCGCACCGGGCGGATCCTAAGCGTGATTCGGAGGCTCGACGACGGGCCAAACAAGCGCTCCCGGATCTCGAGCCGACGGCTGACGTCGGCCTGCCGAATGAGGCCGCCGCGTCCACGCTCGCCGCCGAATTCCTGTTACGGCTGCTGTTTTCTGCCTTGGTCGACGCCGACCACCTCGATACCGAAGCGCACTTCGAGCTGAAGCGAGCCGACCGCCGCGGCGCCGAAGTTGAAATCACCGCGCTTTGGGAACGATTCGAGGCCAATCATGGCGAACTGGTCGCCGAGGCCGCTGAGACGTCGGTCAACGCGGTCCGGCGGGACATCTTCGCGGCTTGCCTGGACGCCGCTGTCGGACCACGTGGCTTCTACCGTCTCACAGCGCCGACTGGCGCGGGTAAGACGCTCTCGGTCATGGCCTTTGCCCTGCGCCACGCGCGGCGGCACGACCTGCGGCGTGTGATCGTGGCAACGCCGTTCATCAGCATCACCGAGCAGACGGCTGAGGCGTACCGCGACGCCTTTGGGTCGCTCGAAAGCGCCGTGTTGGAACACCACAGCGCTGCCTATGCACGGGACCCTGACGAGTTCGATCCAAAGGCCGAGCGCGCACGACTGGCGGCGGAGAACTGGGATGCGCCGATTATCGTCACCACCGCCGTCCAGTTGTTCGAGAGCCTGTTCGCGAACACGCCGGCGCGCTTACGCAAGCTTCACCGGCTGGCGGGCAGCGTGCTCATCCTCGACGAGGCCCAGGCGCTGCCCACCCACTTGCTGGAACCGATCCTGGACGCGCTGCGCTCGCTGACGACGGTTGGCCACGCCTCCGTGGTGCTGGCAACAGCCACCCAGCCAGCCTTCGAGAGTATCCCGGCGTTCCGCGACCTTCAGCCTCGCGAGATCGTGCCGGAA
It contains:
- the cas3 gene encoding CRISPR-associated helicase Cas3': MDGSGERVSQRSSHRSEPASGVYAHSANDAGEWHDLAEHLRAVAEQCASFADVFGAREHGYWLGLWHDLGKFSPEFQRYLRGRGHSVDHKRVGARLALQHLQGAALAIQGHHGGLGAFRGFANWLNDPHRADPKRDSEARRRAKQALPDLEPTADVGLPNEAAASTLAAEFLLRLLFSALVDADHLDTEAHFELKRADRRGAEVEITALWERFEANHGELVAEAAETSVNAVRRDIFAACLDAAVGPRGFYRLTAPTGAGKTLSVMAFALRHARRHDLRRVIVATPFISITEQTAEAYRDAFGSLESAVLEHHSAAYARDPDEFDPKAERARLAAENWDAPIIVTTAVQLFESLFANTPARLRKLHRLAGSVLILDEAQALPTHLLEPILDALRSLTTVGHASVVLATATQPAFESIPAFRDLQPREIVPEPRRHFETLRRVTYDWQVDDPWTWERVAQDMRLQEQALAIVNTRADAMDLLDALDDPAALHLSTRLCGAHRLAVIRRVRRRLARGRPCRLVATQVVEAGVNLDFPLVLRALAPLDSIIQAAGRCNREGRLVEHGRVVVFRPNKRRLPRGSYATATDLALAHVNRDDFDPDDPGRTADAYFRHLFDSVKLDRAEIQKLREGFDFPAVASEFRMIDRAGAVVAITAYGRNVEQTNVIAWLDELRRGHGNPRELRRRLQPYLVSLYPNEAQRFQAQGFLPASSDHAIPEWGGQYDPVRGLVATDGQPEDYMV